The proteins below come from a single Stomoxys calcitrans chromosome 1, idStoCalc2.1, whole genome shotgun sequence genomic window:
- the LOC106084446 gene encoding uncharacterized protein LOC106084446 isoform X3, which produces MKAPLFLKTKNQFPFDGSQVRILVYRECDTRGRRLLFDSNALEKVYLKERNGNNANTTKHNVVKSTLSSFGGQHHQHQNASNSSHNNNHKESLLTDRLENSSSSSATNSTNKGHSNGSFIEVCEEYGFKHNRPNTTDISSIGEMVFGALAMSFRGTSLKVHWLEPPSRLLCSQVFLTPLRQSSNGHSPYSTLSTNSLATPRTSICSEHGSIDGLSMSSSFSLPFSVGIGRRQSLTPSDLSTSVSSPLDVPSIDQQSILTSTDSAADSGHRFSSSHSTGNDSGYSAMSRGGGHSSSDQWSASYQYSTRSSLGSVISEQSERVRKCSIDSNFYPSSSSGSASGMRLSSDGSLQRRISRNMVTSFENENSMNDLIGFVTDNYTNVMMMNQSGTAGAGGSEGLNLGINYRRASYATSESRSNPEMGRKREVCNNMKSISRRAKLGLAVCITMSESFEEEMELFCSEHIALFESMLSRLRASTERAYIHHNHFLQIMFQIWQDTQQWFLDLFTAPRIKCPVWLSITTSGSKYSKNVAERFIKELCWLLSFADTKDTNFFISTMLTAILTHHLGWVPTVSPFSSSSSTAAIEQRAKLLQVSQKHPYNALWAQMGDLFGAIGIPPKLARTVIYGTEKLSVERLLNVLTYFIRCGEVRRSSKKEEFRKETINEIVGQSKNETFKKSTLFGKGARSDLKCMMAQSSGKTLSRSQTCKQNLSLHGSCQEGSDFGICEKDEEYAEEDETDHLTNEAIRTYKKNEIPTVLAFRDSRFVQQELRIGNYLMDTGIEKNSLPQYQQAKQANGGNKSEGRIRLTLTTPENVELNVEDATSANDEDGVMEAIEIEPQSTEMAKEKSISSNIYRKKKPFFWSSMTAGDVKEGLSLNEVNKIHQSVSAADHQATTSEDRLSEGRKKPKQHLSLSDLITQNSMGKSDCPMTWGIEPVKENVSLEEQIHFDYCHKLIERDRGICRNRDDGKGVVFVLGDNEPLVNIKKSTEDLSTDASDSKSTTPTEAPSQSNEQFLCPLHQRLHTHSASDTSSGGGVGGVTTLNSQQQLKKHSGVKFNFEQYPQIVTNYMKSKNLLMTNYDLLMDKCSKLEISQCSPQATDCNSNATNANTDTPQQIITNTTFPQTAQTTSSSSSSQCLVCKGLLNAYQTPSNATELEFETDEVHGFANKTGSSPTLVGKASATTTTLTSVSSQASVQTLISAADQQQLEMMAEISKGDDSSNPLTRIEGPKKTTFSANQKKCSSQRGSVSSVAAKCAAVNEAMHLLQLPIPLIKELPQDDELSGDMKLPVGFIPSLFLNVSDHYIPDMVLQGTYASPSKWEINLREDLALAAHSASLISLPAENIAIIADMEKWDVKLISSQFQHFPYAGGQSAPVGMSQLVSSMLETVQIMNSAGISAYECLSFMESKLQEIYLHSETLAAFLLETDFCSLSAVTTALNLSENDVPLLLSIASIHTPQISKKCGISFR; this is translated from the exons TCAGTTTCCATTTGATGGAAGTCAGGTACGCATATTGGTCTATAGGGAGTGCGATACACGAGGGAGACGTTTGCTATTTGATTCCAATGCCTTGGAAAAGGTTTATCTGAAGGAGAGAAATGGTAACAATGCTAACACAACCAAACATAATGTGGTCAAATCGACCTTGTCCTCATTTGGTGGACAACATCATCAGCATCAAAATGCCTCTAACAGTAGTCATAATAACAACCACAAGGAATCATTGCTGACGGATAGATTAGAGAACTCGTCTTCATCGTCGGCGACCAATAGCACGAATAAAGGGCATTCCAATGGCAGCTTCATAGAAGTGTGCGAGGAATATGGCTTCAAG CACAATAGGCCAAACACCACAGACATTAGCAGTATTGGCGAGATGGTATTCGGTGCCTTGGCCATGTCTTTTAGAGGGACCTCTTTAAAAGTCCATTGGCTGGAGCCACCATCGAGACTGTTATGTTCGCAAGTATTTCTGACACCTCTGAGGCAGAGCAGCAATGGTCATTCACCATATTCCACACTCTCTACAAATAGCCTTGCTACCCCGCGTACCTCAATCTGCAGTGAACATGGCTCTATAGATGGGCTATCGATGAGCTCATCATTCTCATTGCCTTTTTCAGTGGGCATTGGCCGAAGGCAAAGTCTTACGCCCAGTGATCTCAGTACATCTGTGTCGTCGCCCCTCGATGTACCCTCCATAGACCAACAATCGATTTTGACAAGCACTGACAGCGCGGCTGATAGTGGTCATCGTTTCTCATCGAGCCACAGTACAGGCAATGATTCTGGCTATTCGGCCATGAGTCGTGGTGGCGGCCATTCATCCTCCGATCAATGGTCTGCTTCATATCAATATTCAACACGAAGCAGTTTAGGATCTGTGATATCTGAGCAATCGGAACGCGTACGTAAATGCAGTATCGATTCGAATTTTTACCCCAGCAGCAGTTCAGGTAGTGCAAGTGGCATGAGATTATCAAGCGATGGTAGCCTCCAACGACGGATATCACGAAACATGGTCACATCATTCGAAAATGAGAATTCTATGAATGATTTAATTGGATTCGTCACAGACAACTATACAAATGTGATGATGATGAACCAGAGTGGCACCGCTGGTGCTGGTGGCAGTGAAGGACTTAACCTTGGTATTAATTACCGTAGGGCCAGCTATGCCACAAGTGAATCTCGTAGTAATCCCGAAATGGGTCGAAAGCGAGAAGTTTGCAATAATATGAAATCAATATCACGAAGAGCCAAACTTGGCCTAGCAGTTTGCATCACCATGAGCGAATCGTTTGAGGAAGAAATGGAGTTATTTTGCAGTGAGCATATTGCGCTGTTTGAGAGTATGCTCAGCCGCTTAAGAGCCAGCACGGAGAGGGCTTACATTCATCATAATCACTTTTTGCAAATTATGTTTCAAATATGGCAAGATACTCAGCAGTGGTTCCTTGATCTATTTACGGCGCCACGCATCAAATGTCCAGTGTGGTTGAGTATTACCACGAGTGGTAGCAAGTACTCCAAAAATGTCGCCGAACGTTTTATAAAGGAATTGTGCTGGCTACTTTCCTTTGCTGATACCAAAGATACAAATTT TTTTATAAGCACTATGTTGACGGCTATATTGACACATCATCTGGGATGGGTGCCCACTGTGTCGCCGTTCAGCTCATCATCATCCACCGCAGCTATTGAACAAAGAGCCAAATTGCTACAAGTCTCGCAGAAGCATCCCTACAAtgctttatgggcccaaatggGAGATCTTTTTGGGGCCATTGGAATACCTCCGAAGCTTGCCAGGACTGTTATCTATGGCACAGAAAAGTTATCTGTTGAAAGATTACTAAATGTCCTAACCTACTTCATTAGATGTGGCGAAGTAAGAAGATCGTCAAAAAAGGAAGAGTTCAGGAAAGAGACTATTAATGAGATTGTGGGCCAGTCTAAGAACGAAACGTTCAAAAAGTCCACACTCTTCGGCAAAGGGGCACGCAGTGATCTCAAGTGTATGATGGCTCAGAGCAGCGGTAAAACCTTAAGTAGGTCTCAGACCTGCAAACAAAATCTCAGCTTACACGGAAGCTGCCAGGAAGGTAGCGATTTTGGAATCTGTGAAAAGGATGAAGAATATGCAGAAGAGGACGAAACGGATCATTTGACCAATGAGGCCATCCGCacttacaaaaagaatgaaatTCCAACCGTGCTGGCATTTAGAGATTCTCGTTTTGTGCAGCAAGAGTTGCGTATTGGTAATTATCTTATGGACACAGGCATTGAGAAGAATTCTCTGCCCCAGTATCAGCAGGCAAAACAGGCGAATGGAGGCAACAAGTCCGAGGGAAGAATACGACTAACTCTAACCACCCCAGAGAATGTTGAATTAAATGTAGAGGACGCAACTTCGGCGAACGATGAAGATGGTGTCATGGAAGCCATCGAAATAGAACCGCAGTCAACGGAAATGGCCAAGGAAAAGTCAATTTCCTCCAATATTTATAGGAAGAAGAAACCATTTTTCTGGAGTAGTATGACCGCAGGCGATGTCAAAGAAGGGCTAAGTTTGAATGAGGTCAATAAAATTCACCAATCTGTGAGTGCTGCTGATCATCAGGCCACAACTTCGGAAGACAGGTTAAGTGAAGGAAGGAAAAAACCCAAACAACATTTATCGTTGTCGGATCTCATAACACAAAATAGCATGGGTAAAAGCGATTGCCCCATGACATGGGGCATTGAGCCCGTAAAGGAAAATGTCAGCCTAGAAGAACAAATCCATTTTGATTACTGCCATAAGCTTATTGAACGTGATCGTGGCATTTGTCGCAATCGAGACGATGGAAAGGGAGTAGTCTTTGTTCTGGGCGACAACGAACCTCTGGTCAACATCAAGAAAAGTACGGAAGATTTGAGCACGGACGCTTCAGATTCCAAATCTACAACGCCAACAGAAGCACCGTCTCAATCAAACGAGCAGTTTCTATGTCCCCTTCATCAGCGCCTGCATACTCATTCCGCCTCGGATACTTCTAGTGGTGGCGGTGTCGGCGGTGTGACCACTCTCAATTCGCAACAGCAATTGAAAAAGCACTCGGGTGTTAAGTTTAACTTTGAACAGTATCCCCAGATTGTAACGAATTACATGAAGAGCAAAAATCTGCTTATGACCAACTATGACTTACTCATGGATAAGTGTTCGAAACTGGAAATCAGCCAGTGTAGCCCCCAAGCTACAGATTGTAACAGCAATGCAACCAATGCAAATACGGACACACCACAACAAATTATAACAAATACAACATTCCCACAGACCGCACAAACCACCTCATCCTCCTCCTCATCGCAATGTTTAGTATGCAAGGGTCTTTTGAATGCCTACCAGACACCATCAAATGCCACTGAATTAGAATTTGAAACAGATGAAGTTCATGGATTTGCCAACAAGACTGGCTCTTCGCCAACATTGGTGGGAAAAGCATCGGCAACAACCACAACTCTAACATCGGTTAGCTCACAGGCATCGGTGCAAACCCTGATATCCGCAGCGGATCAACAACAATTAGAAATGATGGCAGAAATTTCGAAAGGCGATGACTCCTCCAACCCATTGACTCGAATAGAGGGACCCAAGAAAACGACATTCAGTGCAAACCAAAAGAAATGTTCCTCCCAACGTGGCTCTGTGTCCTCGGTCGCAGCCAAATGTGCGGCAGTTAATGAAGCAATGCATCTATTACAACTGCCCATACCTCTGATAAAGGAGCTGCCACAAGACGATGAGCTTTCGGGCGATATGAAGTTGCCGGTTGGCTTTATTCCGTCTTTGTTTTTAAATGTCAGTGACCATTATATTCCCGATATGGTCTTGCAG GGTACCTATGCCTCACCTTCCAAATGGGAAATTAATCTACGAGAAGATCTAGCGCTGGCCGCCCATTCCGCTTCTTTAATATCACTGCCTGCCGAAAACATTGCCATTATAGCTGACATGGAGAAATGGGATGTTAAACTCATCTCGTCACAATTTCAGCATTTCCCATACGCTGGCGGACAAAGTGCTCCCGTGGGCATGTCGCAATTGGTGTCTTCAATGCTGGAAACTGTACAAATTATGAATAGCGCTGGAATATCGGCTTATGAG TGTTTATCATTTATGGAATCGAAGCTGCAGGAAATATATTTGCATTCGGAAACCTTAGCCGCCTTTCTGCTAGAAACAGATTTCTGTTCCTTAAGTGCTGTGACAACAGCATTAAATCTCTCTGAAAACGATGTGCCACTTTTGCTATCGATTGCGTCCATTCATACGCcacaaataagtaaaaaatgtGGCATTAGCTTTAGATGA